A DNA window from Pseudomonas tohonis contains the following coding sequences:
- a CDS encoding M16 family metallopeptidase yields the protein MKAIARHAAGLLFGALCLPIAAHAAESQPTHEYTLENGLKIVVREDHRAPVVVSQLWYKVGSSYETPGQSGLSHALEHMMFKGSRKLGPGEASLVLRDLGAEENAFTSDDYTAYYQVLARDRLSVAFELEADRMASLRLPPEEFEREIEVIKEERRLRTDDRPTAKAFERFKAMAYPASGYHTPTIGWMADLDRMKVEELRHWYESWYVPNNATLVVVGDVKGEEVKALAQRWFGGIPGRAVPPSKKPLELAAPGERRIVLHVKTQLPSLIMGFNVPGLATAKEPRQVHALRLISALLDGGYSARLPSRLERGEELVSGASANYDGYPRGDSLFMLSATPNVQKGKTLEQTEAGLWKELEDLKNNPPSDEELKRVRAQVIAGLVYERDSITSQATTIGQLETVGLSWKLMDQDLAALEAVTPADIQAAAKTFFTRDRLSVAHVLPEEASHE from the coding sequence ATGAAAGCGATTGCCCGCCACGCCGCCGGCTTGCTGTTCGGCGCCCTTTGTCTGCCGATAGCCGCCCATGCCGCAGAATCCCAACCCACCCATGAATACACCCTCGAAAACGGCCTGAAAATCGTCGTCAGAGAAGACCACAGGGCCCCGGTGGTAGTTTCCCAGCTCTGGTACAAGGTCGGCTCCAGCTACGAGACCCCGGGCCAGAGCGGCCTCTCCCACGCCCTCGAACACATGATGTTCAAGGGCAGCCGCAAGCTCGGCCCGGGCGAGGCTTCCCTGGTGCTGCGCGACCTCGGTGCCGAGGAGAACGCCTTCACCAGCGACGACTACACCGCCTATTACCAGGTCCTGGCGCGCGACCGCCTGAGCGTCGCCTTCGAGCTCGAGGCCGACCGCATGGCCAGCCTGCGCCTGCCGCCGGAAGAGTTCGAGCGCGAGATCGAGGTGATCAAGGAAGAGCGCCGCCTGCGCACCGACGACCGCCCCACCGCCAAGGCCTTCGAGCGCTTCAAGGCCATGGCCTATCCCGCCAGCGGCTACCACACCCCCACCATCGGCTGGATGGCCGACCTGGACCGCATGAAGGTCGAGGAACTGCGCCACTGGTACGAATCCTGGTACGTGCCCAACAACGCCACCCTGGTGGTGGTCGGCGACGTCAAGGGCGAAGAGGTCAAGGCCCTGGCCCAGCGCTGGTTCGGCGGCATCCCCGGCCGCGCCGTACCGCCCTCGAAGAAGCCCCTGGAGCTCGCCGCACCGGGTGAGCGCCGCATCGTCCTGCACGTGAAGACCCAGCTGCCGAGCCTGATCATGGGCTTCAACGTCCCCGGTCTCGCCACCGCCAAGGAGCCCCGCCAGGTCCACGCCCTGCGCCTGATCTCCGCGCTGCTCGATGGCGGCTACAGCGCCCGCCTGCCCAGCCGCCTGGAGCGTGGCGAGGAGCTGGTCAGCGGCGCCTCGGCCAACTACGACGGCTACCCGCGCGGCGACAGCCTGTTCATGCTCAGCGCCACGCCCAACGTGCAAAAGGGCAAGACCCTGGAGCAGACCGAAGCCGGCCTGTGGAAGGAGCTGGAAGACCTCAAGAACAACCCGCCGAGCGACGAGGAACTCAAGCGCGTGCGTGCCCAGGTGATCGCCGGGCTGGTCTACGAACGCGACTCCATCACCAGCCAGGCCACCACCATCGGCCAGCTGGAAACCGTCGGCCTGTCCTGGAAGCTGATGGACCAGGACCTCGCCGCCCTGGAAGCCGTGACCCCGGCCGACATCCAGGCCGCCGCCAAGACCTTCTTCACCCGCGACCGCCTGAGCGTCGCCCACGTCCTGCCCGAGGAGGCTAGCCATGAGTGA
- the ftsY gene encoding signal recognition particle-docking protein FtsY: MFGSNDDKKTPAEAAEKKSLFGWLRKKPQEAAPVPPAEPVPSELPPVEAEPVAPAPVAEPVAEVAPAAPPVEPQPEPTPAAPQPPVDLAPVPAEPVAPAPAPAPAPAPAPAPAAPVEPVVSAPAPTAELAPAPVVEAPVPAAEPAVDAPAAAPAQPQPVAEAAKAGFFARLKQGLSKTSASLGEGMASLFLGRKAIDDDLLDEIETRLLTADVGVEATTAIVQSLTQKVARKQLADSDALYKALQDELAALLKPVEQPLRIDAGKRPYVILVVGVNGVGKTTTIGKLAKKLQLEGKKVMLAAGDTFRAAAVEQLQVWGERNNIAVIAQHTGADSASVIFDAVQAAKARGIDVLIADTAGRLHTKDNLMEELKKVRRVIGKQDESAPHEVLLVLDAGTGQNAINQAKQFHQAVSLSGLALTKLDGTAKGGVIFALAKQFGLPIRYIGVGEGIDDLRDFEAESFVRALFAERERA; encoded by the coding sequence ATGTTTGGTTCCAACGACGACAAGAAGACGCCGGCCGAGGCCGCTGAGAAAAAATCACTGTTCGGCTGGCTGCGCAAGAAACCGCAGGAAGCGGCTCCCGTGCCGCCCGCAGAACCCGTCCCATCCGAGCTGCCTCCCGTCGAGGCGGAGCCCGTGGCACCTGCGCCCGTGGCGGAACCCGTTGCCGAGGTGGCACCCGCCGCCCCGCCGGTCGAGCCGCAGCCCGAGCCCACCCCCGCTGCGCCGCAGCCGCCGGTGGACCTGGCGCCGGTCCCGGCCGAGCCTGTTGCACCTGCACCTGCACCTGCACCTGCACCTGCACCTGCACCTGCACCTGCAGCGCCGGTCGAGCCTGTCGTCAGCGCCCCCGCGCCGACCGCCGAGCTCGCCCCGGCGCCGGTTGTCGAGGCTCCTGTTCCGGCTGCCGAGCCCGCCGTCGACGCGCCTGCCGCCGCACCGGCCCAGCCGCAGCCCGTGGCCGAAGCCGCCAAGGCCGGTTTCTTCGCCCGCCTCAAGCAGGGCCTGTCGAAGACCAGCGCCAGCCTGGGCGAGGGCATGGCCAGCCTGTTCCTCGGGCGCAAGGCCATCGACGATGACCTGCTCGACGAGATCGAGACCCGCCTGCTGACCGCCGACGTCGGCGTCGAGGCCACCACCGCCATCGTCCAGAGCCTGACCCAGAAGGTCGCGCGCAAGCAGCTGGCCGACAGCGACGCCCTGTACAAGGCCCTGCAGGACGAACTCGCCGCGCTGCTCAAGCCGGTCGAGCAGCCCCTGCGGATCGATGCCGGTAAGCGCCCCTACGTGATCCTCGTGGTCGGCGTGAACGGCGTCGGCAAGACCACCACCATCGGCAAGCTGGCCAAGAAGCTGCAGCTCGAAGGCAAGAAGGTCATGCTCGCCGCCGGCGACACTTTCCGCGCCGCAGCCGTTGAGCAGCTGCAGGTCTGGGGCGAGCGCAACAACATCGCCGTCATCGCCCAGCACACCGGTGCCGATTCCGCCTCGGTTATCTTCGATGCCGTGCAGGCCGCCAAGGCCCGTGGCATCGACGTGCTGATCGCCGACACCGCCGGCCGCCTGCACACCAAGGACAACCTCATGGAGGAGCTGAAGAAGGTGCGCCGCGTGATCGGCAAGCAGGACGAGAGCGCCCCCCACGAGGTGCTGCTGGTGCTGGATGCCGGCACCGGCCAGAACGCCATCAACCAGGCCAAGCAGTTCCACCAGGCGGTCAGCCTTTCCGGCCTGGCGCTGACCAAGCTCGACGGCACCGCCAAGGGCGGGGTGATCTTCGCCCTGGCCAAGCAGTTCGGCCTGCCGATCCGCTACATCGGCGTCGGCGAGGGCATCGACGACCTGCGCGATTTCGAGGCCGAGTCCTTCGTTCGCGCGCTGTTCGCGGAGCGGGAGCGCGCATGA
- the ftsE gene encoding cell division ATP-binding protein FtsE, which produces MIRFEQVGKRYPNGHVGLHELSFRVRRGEFLFVTGHSGAGKSTLLRLLLAMERPTTGKLLLAGQDLSQITTSQIPFLRRQIGVVFQNHQLLFDRTVFDNVALPLQILGLAKPEIAKRVGVALERVSLADKAELYPADLSTGQQQRVGIARAVVHRPALLLADEPTGNLDPRLAAEIMGVFEDINRLGTTVLIASHDLALIARMRHRMLTLQRGRLIGDGEAG; this is translated from the coding sequence ATGATCCGTTTCGAGCAGGTGGGCAAGCGGTACCCCAACGGCCACGTCGGCCTGCATGAACTGAGCTTCCGCGTACGCCGTGGCGAGTTCCTCTTCGTCACCGGCCACTCCGGCGCCGGCAAGAGCACCCTGCTGCGCCTGCTGCTCGCCATGGAGCGCCCGACCACCGGCAAGCTCCTGCTGGCGGGCCAGGACCTGTCGCAGATCACCACCTCGCAGATCCCCTTCCTGCGCCGGCAGATAGGCGTGGTGTTCCAGAACCACCAGCTGCTGTTCGACCGCACCGTGTTCGACAACGTCGCCCTGCCGTTGCAGATCCTCGGCCTCGCCAAGCCGGAGATCGCCAAGCGCGTCGGCGTGGCGCTGGAGCGTGTCTCCCTGGCCGACAAGGCCGAGCTCTACCCGGCCGATCTTTCCACCGGCCAGCAACAGCGCGTCGGCATCGCCCGCGCCGTGGTGCACCGTCCGGCCCTGCTGCTGGCGGACGAGCCCACCGGCAACCTCGACCCGCGCCTGGCGGCCGAGATCATGGGCGTCTTCGAGGACATCAATCGCTTGGGCACCACGGTTCTGATCGCCAGCCACGACCTGGCGCTGATCGCCCGCATGCGCCATCGCATGCTCACCCTGCAACGTGGTCGCCTGATCGGCGATGGGGAGGCCGGCTGA
- the ftsX gene encoding permease-like cell division protein FtsX: MSATRMPPPKPAERVGATAKPTEPQKGGDDGPDFSALLHAWLEAHRASLVDSLRRLGRQPIGSFFTSLVMAIALSLPMGLSLLLNNVERLGGSWQRAAQISLFLQMDAGEADGQKLREEISGMADVAEVEWISREQALDEFQQQSGLGQALKELPENPLPGVILVTPREVDKTTLEALRLRLAELPKVQQAQLDLVWVERLSAILKLGERFVFGLTLLLVSALLLVIGNTIRLHIENRRTEIEVIKLVGGTDAYVRRPFLYMGALYGIGAGLLSWLVLAFGLDWLNDAVVRLAGLYGSDFALGGVPLADGLSLLLGAVLLGYIGAWLAVARHLSELAPR; the protein is encoded by the coding sequence ATGAGCGCGACCCGCATGCCGCCACCCAAGCCCGCCGAGCGGGTGGGCGCAACCGCCAAGCCGACCGAGCCGCAGAAGGGCGGCGACGACGGCCCTGATTTCAGTGCCCTGCTGCACGCCTGGCTGGAGGCGCATCGCGCAAGCCTGGTGGACAGCCTGCGTCGACTGGGCCGCCAGCCCATCGGCAGCTTCTTCACCAGCCTGGTGATGGCCATCGCCCTGAGCCTGCCCATGGGCCTGTCGCTGCTGCTCAACAACGTCGAGCGCCTGGGTGGTTCCTGGCAGCGCGCCGCGCAGATCTCGCTGTTCCTGCAGATGGACGCCGGCGAGGCCGACGGCCAGAAGCTGCGCGAGGAGATCAGCGGCATGGCGGATGTCGCCGAGGTCGAGTGGATCAGCCGCGAGCAGGCGCTGGACGAATTCCAGCAGCAGTCCGGCCTGGGCCAGGCGCTCAAGGAACTGCCGGAGAACCCGCTGCCCGGGGTGATCCTGGTCACCCCCAGGGAAGTCGACAAGACCACCCTCGAGGCCCTGCGCCTGCGCCTGGCCGAGCTGCCCAAGGTGCAACAGGCCCAGCTCGACCTGGTCTGGGTGGAGCGCCTGTCGGCGATCCTCAAGCTGGGCGAGCGCTTCGTCTTCGGCCTGACCCTGCTGCTGGTGTCGGCGCTGCTGCTGGTGATCGGCAACACCATCCGTCTGCACATCGAGAACCGCCGCACCGAGATCGAAGTCATCAAGCTGGTAGGTGGAACCGATGCCTACGTACGGCGTCCCTTCCTTTATATGGGGGCGCTCTACGGCATTGGCGCCGGCCTGCTCTCCTGGCTGGTGCTGGCCTTCGGCCTGGACTGGCTGAATGACGCGGTGGTCCGACTCGCCGGCCTCTATGGCAGCGACTTCGCCCTCGGCGGCGTGCCCTTGGCCGATGGTCTGTCCTTGCTGCTGGGCGCCGTGCTGCTGGGCTACATTGGCGCCTGGTTGGCCGTGGCGCGTCATCTGAGCGAGCTCGCGCCCCGCTAG
- the rpoH gene encoding RNA polymerase sigma factor RpoH — translation MTTSLQPVYALAPGANLDAYVHAVNGIPLLTPDQERELAERLFYQQDLEAARQMVLAHLRFVVHIAKSYSGYGLAQADLIQEGNVGLMKAVKRFNPEMGVRLVSFAVHWIKAEIHEFILRNWRIVKVATTKAQRKLFFNLRSQKKRLAWLNNDEVHAVAESLGVEPHEVREMESRLTGHDMAFDPAADADDDTAYQSPAHYLEDHRYDPARQLEEADWSDSSTASLHEALEGLDERSRDILNQRWLAEEKATLHDLAAKYNVSAERIRQLEKNAMNKLKGFIQA, via the coding sequence ATGACCACTTCCCTGCAACCTGTCTATGCCCTGGCTCCCGGTGCGAACCTGGATGCCTACGTGCATGCGGTCAACGGCATCCCGCTGCTGACCCCCGATCAGGAGCGCGAACTGGCCGAACGCCTCTTCTACCAACAGGATCTGGAAGCGGCGCGGCAAATGGTGTTGGCGCACCTGCGCTTCGTTGTACACATCGCCAAGAGCTACTCCGGCTATGGTCTGGCCCAGGCCGACCTGATCCAGGAAGGCAACGTCGGCCTGATGAAGGCCGTGAAACGCTTCAACCCGGAAATGGGCGTGCGTCTGGTGTCCTTCGCGGTGCACTGGATCAAGGCCGAGATCCACGAGTTCATCCTGCGCAACTGGCGCATCGTCAAGGTCGCCACCACCAAGGCGCAGCGCAAACTGTTCTTCAACCTGCGCAGCCAGAAGAAACGCCTGGCCTGGCTGAACAACGACGAAGTCCACGCCGTGGCCGAGAGCCTGGGCGTGGAGCCGCATGAAGTGCGGGAGATGGAAAGCCGGCTGACCGGCCACGACATGGCGTTCGACCCGGCGGCGGATGCCGACGACGACACCGCCTACCAGTCGCCGGCCCACTACCTGGAAGACCACCGCTACGACCCGGCCCGCCAACTGGAGGAAGCGGACTGGAGCGACAGCTCCACCGCCAGCCTGCACGAAGCGCTGGAAGGCCTGGACGAGCGCAGCCGTGACATCCTCAACCAGCGTTGGTTGGCCGAGGAGAAAGCGACCCTGCATGACCTGGCCGCGAAGTACAACGTCTCCGCCGAGCGTATCCGTCAGCTGGAGAAGAATGCGATGAACAAGCTCAAGGGCTTCATCCAGGCGTAA